One Onychostoma macrolepis isolate SWU-2019 chromosome 10, ASM1243209v1, whole genome shotgun sequence genomic region harbors:
- the cdc37l1 gene encoding hsp90 co-chaperone Cdc37-like 1 — translation MEWFGRGVFQPEPDRKENMPRAHPHEPSAESMASLCLSQQHCVKASIASQWQLAEAQDQLCGLELHSSESVEQEHARALASSTELSQIEQEWRHKETMLGRSPTLCPEASRDVFDKSIINRSRSWPNESDHDKNLSFVQRNEELLKHFGMLRRWDDSQRFLAEYHHLICEETANYLILWCFRLQAEQKEALMEQVAHQAVVMQFILEMARNTQQDPRGCFRQFFQKAKAGQEGYLDVFHTELNDFKQRVKEYTMKSKGETPKDTVHQNTLPGCRLDPKEVLESLPPELKTCIQMQDMQILQNVLSSMNPQVAEYHVKRCLEAGLWTNIPRASKEESSETDEWRMMET, via the exons ATGGAGTGGTTTGGACGCGGCGTGTTTCAACCTGAACCGGACCGAAAGGAAAACATGCCCCGCGCACACCCACACGAG CCCAGTGCGGAGAGCATGGCGTCTCTGTGCCTGAGTCAGCAGCACTGTGTGAAGGCCTCGATCGCGTCGCAGTGGCAGCTGGCCGAGGCACAGGACCAGCTCTGCGGTTTGGAGCTTCACAGCTCCGAGTCAGTGGAGCAGGAGCACGCCCGAGCCTTGGCCTCCTCCACGGAGCTCTCACAGATCGAACAGGAGTGGAGACATAAAGAGACGATGCTGGGACGGAGCCCCACTCTGTGCCCGGAGGCCAGCCGAGATGTGTTTGACAAG AGTATCATAAACCGTTCACGGTCTTGGCCTAACGAGTCCGATCACGATAAGAACTTAAGCTTCGTCCAGCGTAATGAAGAACTCTTGAAACATTTTG GTATGTTGAGGAGGTGGGATGACAGTCAGCGCTTTCTAGCAGAGTACCACCATCTCATCTGTGAAGAAACGGCCAATTACCTGATCCTGTGGTGCTTCCGCCTACAGGCAGAGCAG AAAGAGGCATTAATGGAGCAGGTGGCTCATCAGGCAGTCGTCATGCAGTTTATTCTGGAAATGGCCCGCAACACTCAGCAAGACCCACGAGGCTGTTTCCGTCAGTTCTTTCAGAAAGCCAAA gcagGGCAGGAGGGATACTTGGACGTCTTCCACACAGAACTCAACGACTTTAAGCAGAGAGTTAAAGAGTATACCATGAAATCAAAAGGAGAAACCCCAAAGGATACCGTGCACCAAAACACACTGCCAGGCTGTCGCCTCGACCCCAAGGAGGTTTTGGAGTCTTTGCCACCG GAGCTGAAAACATGCATCCAGATGCAGGATATGCAGATTCTTCAGAACGTGCTGAGCAGCATGAACCCGCAG GTGGCAGAATACCACGTGAAGCGTTGCTTGGAGGCAGGGCTTTGGACGAATATACCACGAGCCTCCAAAGAAGAAAGTTCAGAAACGGACGAGTGGAGAATGATGGAGACCTAG